One genomic window of Gossypium hirsutum isolate 1008001.06 chromosome D11, Gossypium_hirsutum_v2.1, whole genome shotgun sequence includes the following:
- the LOC107911141 gene encoding uncharacterized protein, with product MTMLFVNTLKAPFVTHMLRSATKSFSNIVMNGEMIENAIRSGKIDAEESSRRLTSKKKENEVNNTSLYSKTITVNQPGKVVVNQQGSSKRGSDTRQNTEKLQFTPISMSYRELYQNLFYAHMVSPYHLKPLQPPYPKWYDANAQYDYYAGVVGHSIEHCTAFKKLVERLISIGVIKVDDSPTTENPLPNHNENGVNMIGRNMGRKIKEDITEVKIPLRWIWRKMVERGLLVLDSERSFEEVENYFEFHYEGGHEIQECTEFKALVQGLMDNKEMEFYEEAKEEGSIWTSESTKVPRVTQPVVIISRPRNDEVRASVMPRIIIKKPRTFSYQDSRKVPWKYECNRTVPGMETTKDQDVSVDPEHVKGRAIIMEQEGKIAKPVLSINEPVKEEEAMEFLKFLKHSEYNVVEQLHKQSARIFVLTLLLNSEVHRSALMRMLNETYVANDISVGKLDRLVNNISADNFVFFNDDEIPPGGVGSTKALHITVQCKGHILPGVLIDNGSALNVLPLFILNRLPIDSSHMKTCQNMVRAFDGTERKVMGRIEIPLLIGPTVYDKLKLVSEGRLVTINAEEDIIAVVSNEMLYVETNDESVECSFRSLEFVNAAFVPEGSKILVPKLSKTTEMGLQLLVGK from the exons atgacgatGCTTTTCGTAAATACATTGAAGGCCCCATTTGTTACACATATGTTAAGAAGTGCTACTAAAAGCTTTTCTAATATAGTTATGAATggcgaaatgatagaaaatgctatcagAAGCGGGAAGATAGATGCTGAAGAAAGTAGCAGAAGGTTGACCtcgaagaagaaggaaaatgaggttAACAACACAAGTTTGTATTCAAAGACGATTACGGTGAATCAACCGGGAAAAGTGGTTGTTAACCAACAAGGATCATCAAAACGAGGATCCGACACAAGGCAAAATACGGAGAAGCTTCAATTTACGCCGATTTCGATGTCGTATAGGGAACTATATCAGAATTTATTCTATGCACATATGGTTTCCCCTTACCACTTGAAACCTCTACAGCCTCCCTaccccaagtggtatgatgcaaACGCACAATACGATTATTACGCAGGAGTCGTGGGGCATTCCATAGAACATTGTACAGCGTTCAAGAAGCTAGTAGAAAGACTCATAAGCATAGGTGTCATTAAAGTGGATGATTCGCCCACTAcagagaatccgttacctaatcacaaTGAAAATGGAGTGAACATGATAGGACGTAACATGGGAAGGAAAATCAAAGAAGATATCACAGAAGTGAAGATCCCTTTGAGATGGATTTGGAGGAAGATGGTAGAAAGAGGGTTGCTTGTATTGGATTCAGAAAGAAGCTTTGAAGAGGTGGAAAACTACTTTGAGTTCCATTATGAGGGGGGACATGAGATTCAAGAATGCACAGAATTCAAAGCCTTGGTTCAAGGCCTAAtggataacaaggaaatggagttTTATGAAGAAGCTAAGGAGGAGGGGAGTATTTGGACATCCGAATCCACAAAGGTTCCAAGAGTAACTCAGCCTGTGGTCATCATCTCGCGACCAAGGAATGATGAAGTGAGAGCGTCAGTAATGCCAAGaatcataataaagaaacctAGAACCTTTTCTTACCAAGATAGTAGGAAGGTTCCGTGGAAATATGAGTGCAATAGAACTGTCCCTGGAATGGAGACTACAAAGGATCAGGATGTGAGTGTCGATCCAGAACATGTGAAAGGAAGGGCCATAATAATGGAACAAGAGGGGAAAATAGCTAAGCCTGTGTTGTCTATCAACGAGCCAGTGAAGGAGGAAGAAGCCATGGAATTCCTTAAATTCTTGAAGCACAGTGAGTATAATGTTGTCGAACAGTTGCATAAACAATCGGCTCGCATATTCGTACTAACCTTGCTCTTGAATTCAGAAGTACACCGAAGTGCATTGATGAGGATGCTAAATGAAACCTATGTGGCCAATGATATTTCTGTCGGCAAGTTAGATCGGTTGGTCAATAATATCAGTGCTGATAATTTTgtattcttcaatgatgatgaaatacctcctGGGGGCGTGGGATCTACTAAGGCTTTGCATATCACTGTACAATGCAAGGGACATATTTTGCCAGGAGTgttgattgacaatggatcagctttgaaCGTGTTGCCATTATTCATACTCAACAGGCTTcccatagacagttcgcacatgaaaacatgccaaaatatggtGAGGGCGTTTGACGGTACAGAAagaaaggtcatgggaagaattgagatacCCCTACTGATTGGCCCAACAGTTTATGAT aagctGAAGTTAGTGTCAGAAGGTCGGCTAGTGACAATCAACGCCGAAGAGGATATAATAGCAGTTGTATCCAATGAGATGCTGTACGTGGAGACTAATGATGAGTCAGTAGAATGctcatttcgatctttggagtttgtaaacGCGGCATTTGTTCCTGAAGGAAGCAAAATTTTGGTGCCTAAATTATCCAAAACTACAGAGATGGGTTTGCAGTTGTTGGTAGGAAAATGA